A DNA window from Anastrepha ludens isolate Willacy chromosome 6, idAnaLude1.1, whole genome shotgun sequence contains the following coding sequences:
- the LOC128866811 gene encoding uncharacterized protein LOC128866811, with translation MDNDSSDSDYDVEEFIKPKCVRHTANGDEADLLGNFDDVKRQQIMDGTYEEKTAEHSPSDSDDEEDDSTEETSHQEEIEESGEVKHVMNGETNGTSNENADENGAGSSDVEEDTDEVKTNLTKEQLAALMRGASKTNRHVLYVTNLNFETTRTDLETHFASAGTVKGVRIPKKRRGGFAFVEMADMEGYQRGFQLHNSMLQGRTIKVQFSEAGKKKSANKKNIIKQKNRKLAEMRNEQKTFTKSGKFYDKNIKKEKAKDLLARKRWRKPASARAART, from the coding sequence ATGGATAACGATTCTTCAGATAGCGACTATGATGTCGAGGAATTCATCAAACCAAAATGCGTGCGCCATACAGCGAATGGCGACGAGGCGGATTTGTTGGGCAACTTCGACGATGTTAAGCGCCAACAGATTATGGATGGCACTTATGAAGAGAAAACGGCAGAACACAGTCCTAGCGATAGCGACGACGAAGAAGATGATAGCACGGAAGAAACCAGTCATCAGGAAGAAATAGAGGAAAGTGGTGAAGTAAAGCATGTGATGAACGGCGAAACAAATGGCACTTCCAACGAAAACGCAGATGAAAATGGTGCTGGTAGCAGTGATGTTGAAGAGGATACGGATGAAGTGAAAACCAATTTAACAAAAGAACAACTAGCAGCTTTAATGCGCGGTGCATCGAAAACCAATCGTCACGTGCTTTATGTCACAAACTTAAATTTCGAGACGACAAGAACGGATTTAGAGACGCATTTCGCCAGCGCTGGTACCGTTAAAGGTGTACGCATACCAAAGAAACGTCGCGGTGGTTTTGCATTCGTAGAAATGGCAGATATGGAGGGCTACCAACGTGGTTTCCAATTACACAATTCTATGCTACAAGGGCGTACCATTAAGGTACAATTTTCAGAAGCAGGCAAAAAGAAGTCTgcgaataagaaaaatataataaagcagaaaaatagaaaattagccGAAATGCGTAATGAACAGAAAACATTTACGAagagtggaaaattttacgataaaaatataaaaaaggagaAGGCAAAAGATTTGCTCGCACGCAAGCGATGGCGTAAACCAGCCTCGGCGAGAGCGGCGAGAACCTAA
- the LOC128866810 gene encoding tyrosine--tRNA ligase, mitochondrial, whose amino-acid sequence MIRRQTMLVAQFQRVLDKRNISYKNLLALKGRGFFQDIFPDTANDQMKALFTSGPQTIYAGFDPTADSLHVGNLLVIMGLLHCQRAGHNPIALVGGATGLIGDPSGRKTERNQMGEMEIETNLKSIKSQLERVFKNHQECLWNESKNKKHLPDLRVVNNADWYVNMNLVDFIANMGRHFRMGSMLSRSSVQTRLEAESGMSFTEFTYQIFQAYDWLHLCRTYDCRFQMGGSDQMGNLMTGHELISRVIKKTVYGMTLPLVTNEEGDKFGKSAGNAIWLDAEKTSAFALYQFFVRMPDSEVEKLLHLFTFIPLPEVEQLMREHRREPEKRKAQTILAEDVTLLVHGEKGLKQAERITDALYKGSVDALGELNYEEVKSVFAGAKVVDILAEPGMSMLQLAMKAQCFITESDATRIITAGGFYVNQKRVQNIAEIITAGIHVLKNGLSLLRVGKRNFYIVRWLK is encoded by the exons ATGATACGACGACAAACAATGTTGGTAGCGCAGTTTCAGCGCGTATTGGACAAGCGaaatatttcatacaaaaatttacttGCACTAAAAGGACGTGGTTTCTTCCAAGACATATTTCCTGATACGGCAAA TGATCAGATGAAAGCGCTCTTTACCAGCGGACCTCAAACAATTTATGCCGGCTTTGATCCAACAGCAGATAGCTTACATGTGGGCAATTTGTTGGTGATAATGGGCTTGTTGCATTGTCAACGGGCCGGTCACAATCCCATTGCACTG GTTGGAGGCGCTACCGGCTTGATTGGCGATCCCAGTGGGCGCAAAACGGAGCGAAATCAAATGGGTGAAATGGAAATCGAGACGAATTTGAAATCCATTAAAAGCCAATTAGAACGCGTCTTTAAAAATCATCAAGAATGCCTGTGGaacgaaagcaaaaacaagaaacatCTTCCTGATCTAAg aGTGGTAAACAATGCGGACTGGTATGTGAATATGAACCTCGTCGATTTCATTGCTAATATGGGTCGTCACTTTCGTATGGGCTCCATGCTCTCACGATCTTCCGTACAAACGCGTTTGGAGGCGGAGTCTGGTATGAGTTTCACGGAATTCACATATCAAATTTTCCAAGCATACGATTGGTTGCATTTATGCCGTACGTACGATTGCCGTTTTCAAATGGGTGGCTCAGATCAGATGGGTAATCTAATGACGGGGCATGAGTTGATAAGTCGCGTAATTAAGAAAACAGTTTATGGCATGACACTACCGTTAGTCACCAATGAGGAAGGTGATAAATTTGGTAAATCAGCGGGAAACGCCATATGGTTGGACGCGGAGAAGACCTCGGCATTTGCGTTGTATCAGTTCTTTGTACGTATGCCAGACTCTGAGGTCGAAAAATTGttgcatttgtttacatttatacCACTGCCGGAAGTTGAACAGTTGATGCGTGAACATAGAAGGGAACCCGAAAAACGAAAGGCACAAACAATATTGGCAGAAGATGTAACGTTATTAGTACATGGAG AAAAAGGACTTAAACAAGCTGAGCGCATTACAGATGCTCTTTACAAGGGTAGTGTTGATGCATTGGGTGAACTTAATTATGAGGAAGTGAAAAGTGTATTTGCAGGGGCGAAAGTTGTAGACATTCTAGCTGAGCCAGGCATGTCAATGCTGCAACTGGCAATGAAAGCCCAATGTTTTATTACCGAAA GTGACGCTACGCGCATCATTACCGCTGGCGGCTTTTATGTGAACCAAAAGCGCGTACAAAACATCGCTGAAATTATCACAGCTGGCATACATGTACTCAAAAACGGACTTTCGTTGCTGCGCGTAGGGAAAAGGAATTTCTACATCGTGCGTTGGCTTAAATAG